Proteins co-encoded in one Corvus moneduloides isolate bCorMon1 chromosome 7, bCorMon1.pri, whole genome shotgun sequence genomic window:
- the LOC116446652 gene encoding UDP-glucuronosyltransferase 1-1-like isoform X1, which yields MAPGLRASPRAVVLLLSLLGLAAAGKLLVVPVDGSPWLSMREVLEMLQQKGHEVVVVAPEVTMHIKPSENFVMKMYSVPYTQEEMEKDFKVFLQTSFEEGSFLERFLKVYESMKRVSNMAAASCQHLLQNKELMRYLEESKFDALLTDPVIPCGAILAEHLSLPSVYFLRGVPCGLDFEATQCPNPPSYVPRGFSQLTDRMSFLQRVKNLLFDTQNLFLCDFAIEPYSKLASEFLQREVTVLDLLRKGSVWLLRLEFVLDYPRPLMPNIIPIGGVNCAHKELPQEFEAMVNASGEHGVVVFSLGSMVSEIPMKKAMEIAEALGTVPQTVLWRYTGKAPPNLPKNVKLVKWLPQNDLLAHPKTRAFITHGGSHGVYEGICNAVPMVLMPLFGDQMDNAKRVESRGAGLTLNILEMTSNDISTALKAVINDKKYKENIQRLSDLHLDRPIHPLDLAVHWVEFVMRHKGAPHLRPAAHDLNWVQYHSLDVIAFLAAVVLLAFFISFKCCLCCCRRCFCKKGRTRKAAKAKSH from the exons ATGGCCCCGGGGCTCAGAGCATCTCCTCGAGCTGTGgtcctgctcctgtccctgctgggtctggctgctgctgggaagctcCTGGTGGTGCCAGTGGATGGGAGCCCCTGGCTCAGCATGCGGGAAGTGCTGGAAATGCTCCAGCAGAAGGGACAcgaggtggtggtggtggcaccTGAAGTCACTATGCACATCAAACCATCGGAGAACTTTGTGATGAAAATGTACTCGGTCCCCTACACAcaggaagagatggagaaagATTTCAAGGTGTTTTTACAGACTTCATTTGAAGAAGGATCTTTTCTGGAAAGATTTCTTAAAGTGTATGAAAGTATGAAAAGGGTCAGTAATATGGCAGCTGCCAGCTGTCAACATCTCCTGCAAAACAAGGAGCTCATGAGGTACCTTGAGGAGAGCAAGTTCGATGCCCTCCTTACAGACCCTGTAATACCTTGTGGGGCGATCCTGGCAGAGCATCTTTCACTTCCCTCTGTGTATTTCCTCCGAGGAGTCCCGTGTGGTTTGGATTTTGAAGCCACTCAGTGTCCCAATCCGCCGTCCTATGTGCCCAGGGGATTTTCACAACTTACAGACCGCATGAGCTTTCTCCAGCGGGTGAAGAATCTGCTCTTTGACACCCAAAAcctttttctctgtgattttgCCATTGAACCCTACTCAAAACTGGCTTCGGAGTTCCTGCAGCGGGAGGTGACTGTGCTGGATCTCTTACGGAAGGGCTCTGTTTGGCTCCTGAGGTTGGAATTTGTGTTAGACTATCCTAGACCCTTGATGCCCAACATCATTCCAATTGGAGGAGTAAACTGTGCTCACAAGGAGCTGCCTCAG GAATTTGAAGCCATGGTGAACGCCTCTGGAGAACACGGCGTCGTCGTCTTCTCGCTGGGCTCCATGGTCTCCGAGATTCCCATGAAGAAAGCCATGGAAATCGCCGAGGCCTTGGGAACAGTCCCTCAGACG GTCCTGTGGCGGTACACGGGCAAGGCCCCTCCCAACCTGCCCAAGAACGTGAAGCTCGTCAAGTGGCTGCCTCAGAACGACCTCCTGG CCCACCCCAAGACCCGTGCCTTTATCACCCACGGAGGCTCCCACGGGGTCTATGAGGGCATTTGCAACGCGGTGCCCATGGTGCTGATGCCTCTGTTCGGGGACCAGATGGACAACGCCAAGCGAGTGGAGTCCCGCGGCGCAGGGCTGACCCTCAACATCCTGGAGATGACTTCCAACGACATTTCCACTGCCCTGAAAGCTGTGATCAACGATAAAAA GTACAAAGAGAACATCCAGCGCCTCTCCGACCTGCACCTGGACAGGCCCATCCACCCCCTGGACCTGGCTGTGCACTGGGTGGAGTTTGTGATGAGGCACAAGGGGGCCCCTCACCTGCGCCCCGCTGCCCACGACCTCAACTGGGTGCAGTACCACTCGCTGGACGTCATCGCCTTCCTGGCGGCCGTGGTGCTCCTCGCCTTCTTCATCTCCTTCaagtgctgcctctgctgctgccgcAGGTGCTTCTGCAAGAAGGGTAGGACGAGGAAGGCGGCCAAAGCCAAGTCCCACTAA
- the LOC116446652 gene encoding UDP-glucuronosyltransferase 1-1-like isoform X3, giving the protein MAPGLRASPRAVVLLLSLLGLAAAGKLLVVPVDGSHWLSMREVLEMLQQKGHEVVVVAPEVTMHIKPSKNFVMKTYPVPFTQEELDEVPQGLIKEVFEGGSFLERVVRLYQQAKKTSVLFLATCSHLLHNKELIRYLEESKFDAVFTDPFLPCGQIVAEHLSLPSVYFLHQIPCGLEYPATQCPNPPSYIPRVFTGLTDRMTFLQRVKNLLYDIPNLFLCDVVFQPYAELASEFLKREVTVPDLLRQASVWLMKLDFVFHFPKPLMPNMVLISGVNCAYKKLNQEFEAMVNASGEHGVVVFSLGSMVSEIPMKKAMEIAEALGTVPQTVLWRYTGKAPPNLPKNVKLVKWLPQNDLLAHPKTRAFITHGGSHGVYEGICNAVPMVLMPLFGDQMDNAKRVESRGAGLTLNILEMTSNDISTALKAVINDKKYKENIQRLSDLHLDRPIHPLDLAVHWVEFVMRHKGAPHLRPAAHDLNWVQYHSLDVIAFLAAVVLLAFFISFKCCLCCCRRCFCKKGRTRKAAKAKSH; this is encoded by the exons atggCCCCGGGGCTCAGAGCATCTCCTCGAGCTGTGgtcctgctcctgtccctgctgggtctggctgctgctgggaagctcCTGGTGGTGCCGGTGGATGGGAGCCACTGGCTCAGCATGCGGGAAGTGCTGGAAATGCTCCAGCAGAAGGGACAcgaggtggtggtggtggcaccTGAAGTCACTATGCACATCAAGCCATCGAAGAACTTTGTGATGAAAACGTACCCAGTGCCCTTCACACAGGAAGAGTTGGATGAAGTTCCCCAAGGATTAATAAAGGAGGTATTTGAAGGAGGATCTTTTCTGGAAAGAGTTGTTAGACTTTAtcaacaggcaaaaaaaacctctgttcTGTTCCTGGCCACGTGCTCGCACTTACTCCACAACAAGGAGCTCATCAGATACCTTGAGGAGAGCAAGTTTGATGCTGTCTTCACAGATCCCTTTCTCCCCTGTGGGCAGATAGTGGCGGAGCACCTTTCCCTGCCATCCGTGTATTTCCTGCATCAAATTCCATGTGGTTTGGAATATCCGGCCACCCAGTGCCCCAACCCCCCTTCCTATATCCCCAGAGTATTTACAGGCCTTACAGACCGCATGACCTTCCTCCAGCGTGTGAAGAATCTGCTCTATGACATCCCAAACCTTTTCCTCTGCGATGTTGTCTTCCAACCTTACGCAGAACTGGCTTCGGAATTCCTCAAGCGGGAGGTGACCGTGCCGGATCTCCTCCGCCAGGCTTCAGTTTGGCTCATGAAGCTGGACTTTGTCTTTCACTTCCCAAAACCCTTGATGCCCAACATGGTTTTGATTAGTGGAGTAAATTGTGCTTACAAGAAGCTGAATCAG GAATTTGAAGCCATGGTGAACGCCTCTGGAGAACACGGCGTCGTCGTCTTCTCGCTGGGCTCCATGGTCTCCGAGATTCCCATGAAGAAAGCCATGGAAATCGCCGAGGCCTTGGGAACAGTCCCTCAGACG GTCCTGTGGCGGTACACGGGCAAGGCCCCTCCCAACCTGCCCAAGAACGTGAAGCTCGTCAAGTGGCTGCCTCAGAACGACCTCCTGG CCCACCCCAAGACCCGTGCCTTTATCACCCACGGAGGCTCCCACGGGGTCTATGAGGGCATTTGCAACGCGGTGCCCATGGTGCTGATGCCTCTGTTCGGGGACCAGATGGACAACGCCAAGCGAGTGGAGTCCCGCGGCGCAGGGCTGACCCTCAACATCCTGGAGATGACTTCCAACGACATTTCCACTGCCCTGAAAGCTGTGATCAACGATAAAAA GTACAAAGAGAACATCCAGCGCCTCTCCGACCTGCACCTGGACAGGCCCATCCACCCCCTGGACCTGGCTGTGCACTGGGTGGAGTTTGTGATGAGGCACAAGGGGGCCCCTCACCTGCGCCCCGCTGCCCACGACCTCAACTGGGTGCAGTACCACTCGCTGGACGTCATCGCCTTCCTGGCGGCCGTGGTGCTCCTCGCCTTCTTCATCTCCTTCaagtgctgcctctgctgctgccgcAGGTGCTTCTGCAAGAAGGGTAGGACGAGGAAGGCGGCCAAAGCCAAGTCCCACTAA
- the LOC116446652 gene encoding UDP-glucuronosyltransferase 1-1-like isoform X5 codes for MAPGLRASPRAVVLLLSLLGLAAAGKLLVVPVDGSHWLSMREVLEMLQQKGHEVVVVAPEVTMHIKPSKNFVMKTYPVPFTQEELDEVPQGLIKEVFEGGSFLERVVRLYQQAKKTSVLFLATCSHLLHNKELIRYLEESKFDAVFTDPFLPCGQIVAEHLSLPSVYFLHQIPCGLEYPATQCPNPPSYIPRVFTGLTDRMTFLQRVKNLLYDIPNLFLCDVVFQPYAELASEFLKREVTVQELFSRASVWLMRYDFVFEYPRPIMPNMVYIGGINCLQKKPLSKEFEAMVNASGEHGVVVFSLGSMVSEIPMKKAMEIAEALGTVPQTVLWRYTGKAPPNLPKNVKLVKWLPQNDLLAHPKTRAFITHGGSHGVYEGICNAVPMVLMPLFGDQMDNAKRVESRGAGLTLNILEMTSNDISTALKAVINDKKYKENIQRLSDLHLDRPIHPLDLAVHWVEFVMRHKGAPHLRPAAHDLNWVQYHSLDVIAFLAAVVLLAFFISFKCCLCCCRRCFCKKGRTRKAAKAKSH; via the exons atggCCCCGGGGCTCAGAGCATCTCCTCGAGCTGTGgtcctgctcctgtccctgctgggtctggctgctgctgggaagctcCTGGTGGTGCCGGTGGATGGGAGCCACTGGCTCAGCATGCGGGAAGTGCTGGAAATGCTCCAGCAGAAGGGACAcgaggtggtggtggtggcaccTGAAGTCACTATGCACATCAAGCCATCGAAGAACTTTGTGATGAAAACGTACCCAGTGCCCTTCACACAGGAAGAGTTGGATGAAGTTCCCCAAGGATTAATAAAGGAGGTATTTGAAGGAGGATCTTTTCTGGAAAGAGTTGTTAGACTTTAtcaacaggcaaaaaaaacctctgttcTGTTCCTGGCCACGTGCTCGCACTTACTCCACAACAAGGAGCTCATCAGATACCTTGAGGAGAGCAAGTTTGATGCTGTCTTCACAGATCCCTTTCTCCCCTGTGGGCAGATAGTGGCGGAGCACCTTTCCCTGCCATCCGTGTATTTCCTGCATCAAATTCCATGTGGTTTGGAATATCCGGCCACCCAGTGCCCCAACCCCCCTTCCTATATCCCCAGAGTATTTACAGGCCTTACAGACCGCATGACCTTCCTCCAGCGTGTGAAGAATCTGCTCTATGACATCCCAAACCTTTTCCTCTGCGATGTTGTCTTCCAACCTTACGCAGAACTGGCTTCGGAATTCCTCAAGCGGGAG GTAACAGTGCAGGAGCTGTTCAGCCGAGCATCGGTTTGGCTGATGAGATACGACTTTGTTTTTGAGTATCCGCGCCCCATCATGCCCAACATGGTCTATATTGGAGGCATCAACTGTCTGCAAAAGAAGCCCCTCTCAAAG GAATTTGAAGCCATGGTGAACGCCTCTGGAGAACACGGCGTCGTCGTCTTCTCGCTGGGCTCCATGGTCTCCGAGATTCCCATGAAGAAAGCCATGGAAATCGCCGAGGCCTTGGGAACAGTCCCTCAGACG GTCCTGTGGCGGTACACGGGCAAGGCCCCTCCCAACCTGCCCAAGAACGTGAAGCTCGTCAAGTGGCTGCCTCAGAACGACCTCCTGG CCCACCCCAAGACCCGTGCCTTTATCACCCACGGAGGCTCCCACGGGGTCTATGAGGGCATTTGCAACGCGGTGCCCATGGTGCTGATGCCTCTGTTCGGGGACCAGATGGACAACGCCAAGCGAGTGGAGTCCCGCGGCGCAGGGCTGACCCTCAACATCCTGGAGATGACTTCCAACGACATTTCCACTGCCCTGAAAGCTGTGATCAACGATAAAAA GTACAAAGAGAACATCCAGCGCCTCTCCGACCTGCACCTGGACAGGCCCATCCACCCCCTGGACCTGGCTGTGCACTGGGTGGAGTTTGTGATGAGGCACAAGGGGGCCCCTCACCTGCGCCCCGCTGCCCACGACCTCAACTGGGTGCAGTACCACTCGCTGGACGTCATCGCCTTCCTGGCGGCCGTGGTGCTCCTCGCCTTCTTCATCTCCTTCaagtgctgcctctgctgctgccgcAGGTGCTTCTGCAAGAAGGGTAGGACGAGGAAGGCGGCCAAAGCCAAGTCCCACTAA
- the LOC116446652 gene encoding UDP-glucuronosyltransferase 1-1-like isoform X6 — translation MAPGLRASPRAVVLLLSLLGLAAAGKLLVVPVDGSHWLSMREVLEMLQQKGHEVVVVAPEVTMHIKPSKNFVMKTYPVPFTQEELDEVPQGLIKEVFEGGSFLERVVRLYQQAKKTSVLFLATCSHLLHNKELIRYLEESKFDAVFTDPFLPCGPILAEYLSLPSVYFMRGLPCTLDYKATQCPSPVSYVPRTFSSSSDHMTFPERVKNFLIGLSEPLLCHLFYLNYESLASEFLQREVTVQELFSRASVWLMRYDFVFEYPRPIMPNMVYIGGINCLQKKPLSKEFEAMVNASGEHGVVVFSLGSMVSEIPMKKAMEIAEALGTVPQTVLWRYTGKAPPNLPKNVKLVKWLPQNDLLAHPKTRAFITHGGSHGVYEGICNAVPMVLMPLFGDQMDNAKRVESRGAGLTLNILEMTSNDISTALKAVINDKKYKENIQRLSDLHLDRPIHPLDLAVHWVEFVMRHKGAPHLRPAAHDLNWVQYHSLDVIAFLAAVVLLAFFISFKCCLCCCRRCFCKKGRTRKAAKAKSH, via the exons atggCCCCGGGGCTCAGAGCATCTCCTCGAGCTGTGgtcctgctcctgtccctgctgggtctggctgctgctgggaagctcCTGGTGGTGCCGGTGGATGGGAGCCACTGGCTCAGCATGCGGGAAGTGCTGGAAATGCTCCAGCAGAAGGGACAcgaggtggtggtggtggcaccTGAAGTCACTATGCACATCAAGCCATCGAAGAACTTTGTGATGAAAACGTACCCAGTGCCCTTCACACAGGAAGAGTTGGATGAAGTTCCCCAAGGATTAATAAAGGAGGTATTTGAAGGAGGATCTTTTCTGGAAAGAGTTGTTAGACTTTAtcaacaggcaaaaaaaacctctgttcTGTTCCTGGCCACGTGCTCGCACTTACTCCACAACAAGGAGCTCATCAGATACCTTGAGGAGAGCAAGTTTGATGCTGTCTTCACAGATCCCTTT ctgccctgtggGCCAATTCTGGCCGAgtatctctctctcccctccgtGTACTTCATGCGTGGCCTTCCGTGTACCTTAGACTACAAAGCCACGCAGTGTCCCAGCCCTGTATCCTACGTGCCCAGGACCTTCTCATCCAGTTCTGACCACATGACATTCCCGGAGCGCGTGAAGAACTTCCTGATCGGGCTCTCAGAGCCTTTGCTTTGCCACCTGTTTTATCTGAACTACGAGAGCTTGGCCTCCGAGTTCCTGCAGAGGGAGGTAACAGTGCAGGAGCTGTTCAGCCGAGCATCGGTTTGGCTGATGAGATACGACTTTGTTTTTGAGTATCCGCGCCCCATCATGCCCAACATGGTCTATATTGGAGGCATCAACTGTCTGCAAAAGAAGCCCCTCTCAAAG GAATTTGAAGCCATGGTGAACGCCTCTGGAGAACACGGCGTCGTCGTCTTCTCGCTGGGCTCCATGGTCTCCGAGATTCCCATGAAGAAAGCCATGGAAATCGCCGAGGCCTTGGGAACAGTCCCTCAGACG GTCCTGTGGCGGTACACGGGCAAGGCCCCTCCCAACCTGCCCAAGAACGTGAAGCTCGTCAAGTGGCTGCCTCAGAACGACCTCCTGG CCCACCCCAAGACCCGTGCCTTTATCACCCACGGAGGCTCCCACGGGGTCTATGAGGGCATTTGCAACGCGGTGCCCATGGTGCTGATGCCTCTGTTCGGGGACCAGATGGACAACGCCAAGCGAGTGGAGTCCCGCGGCGCAGGGCTGACCCTCAACATCCTGGAGATGACTTCCAACGACATTTCCACTGCCCTGAAAGCTGTGATCAACGATAAAAA GTACAAAGAGAACATCCAGCGCCTCTCCGACCTGCACCTGGACAGGCCCATCCACCCCCTGGACCTGGCTGTGCACTGGGTGGAGTTTGTGATGAGGCACAAGGGGGCCCCTCACCTGCGCCCCGCTGCCCACGACCTCAACTGGGTGCAGTACCACTCGCTGGACGTCATCGCCTTCCTGGCGGCCGTGGTGCTCCTCGCCTTCTTCATCTCCTTCaagtgctgcctctgctgctgccgcAGGTGCTTCTGCAAGAAGGGTAGGACGAGGAAGGCGGCCAAAGCCAAGTCCCACTAA
- the LOC116446652 gene encoding UDP-glucuronosyltransferase 1-1-like isoform X4, whose product MWRHQVHAGLVLFLAFWSLADGGKVLVVPQDGSHWLSMRMVLEKLWEKGHEIVAVVPDAALLLKSPQSFTIKTYSVPYTQEFVDQQYQELGTKSFELTLSVLLSNISKMTDMFSSACRHLLYNKELMRYLQDSKFDAIMMDPVLPCGPILAEYLSLPSVYFMRGLPCTLDYKATQCPSPVSYVPRTFSSSSDHMTFPERVKNFLIGLSEPLLCHLFYLNYESLASEFLQREVTVQELFSRASVWLMRYDFVFEYPRPIMPNMVYIGGINCLQKKPLSKEFEAMVNASGEHGVVVFSLGSMVSEIPMKKAMEIAEALGTVPQTVLWRYTGKAPPNLPKNVKLVKWLPQNDLLAHPKTRAFITHGGSHGVYEGICNAVPMVLMPLFGDQMDNAKRVESRGAGLTLNILEMTSNDISTALKAVINDKKYKENIQRLSDLHLDRPIHPLDLAVHWVEFVMRHKGAPHLRPAAHDLNWVQYHSLDVIAFLAAVVLLAFFISFKCCLCCCRRCFCKKGRTRKAAKAKSH is encoded by the exons ATGTGGAGGCACCAGGTGCATGCTGGGCTTGTGCTCTTCCTTGCTTTCTGGAGTCTGGCAGACGGTGGGAAGGTCTTGGTGGTGCCTCAGGATGGAAGTCACTGGCTGAGCATGCGCATGGTCCTGGAGAAACTGTGGGAGAAGGGGCACGAAATCGTGGCCGTGGTTCCTGATGCTGCCTTGCTCTTGAAAAGCCCCCAATCCTTCACCATCAAAACATACTCGGTGCCTTACACCCAGGAGTTTGTGGATCAACAGTACCAGGAGCTGGGAACAAAGAGCTTTGAGTTAACGCTCTCAGTTTTACTCAGCAACATCTCAAAGATGACCGACATGTTCTCCTCCGCTTGTCGGCATCTCTTGTACAACAAAGAACTCATGAGGTACCTCCAGGACAGCAAATTTGATGCCATCATGATGGaccctgtgctgccctgtggGCCAATTCTGGCCGAgtatctctctctcccctccgtGTACTTCATGCGTGGCCTTCCGTGTACCTTAGACTACAAAGCCACGCAGTGTCCCAGCCCTGTATCCTACGTGCCCAGGACCTTCTCATCCAGTTCTGACCACATGACATTCCCGGAGCGCGTGAAGAACTTCCTGATCGGGCTCTCAGAGCCTTTGCTTTGCCACCTGTTTTATCTGAACTACGAGAGCTTGGCCTCCGAGTTCCTGCAGAGGGAGGTAACAGTGCAGGAGCTGTTCAGCCGAGCATCGGTTTGGCTGATGAGATACGACTTTGTTTTTGAGTATCCGCGCCCCATCATGCCCAACATGGTCTATATTGGAGGCATCAACTGTCTGCAAAAGAAGCCCCTCTCAAAG GAATTTGAAGCCATGGTGAACGCCTCTGGAGAACACGGCGTCGTCGTCTTCTCGCTGGGCTCCATGGTCTCCGAGATTCCCATGAAGAAAGCCATGGAAATCGCCGAGGCCTTGGGAACAGTCCCTCAGACG GTCCTGTGGCGGTACACGGGCAAGGCCCCTCCCAACCTGCCCAAGAACGTGAAGCTCGTCAAGTGGCTGCCTCAGAACGACCTCCTGG CCCACCCCAAGACCCGTGCCTTTATCACCCACGGAGGCTCCCACGGGGTCTATGAGGGCATTTGCAACGCGGTGCCCATGGTGCTGATGCCTCTGTTCGGGGACCAGATGGACAACGCCAAGCGAGTGGAGTCCCGCGGCGCAGGGCTGACCCTCAACATCCTGGAGATGACTTCCAACGACATTTCCACTGCCCTGAAAGCTGTGATCAACGATAAAAA GTACAAAGAGAACATCCAGCGCCTCTCCGACCTGCACCTGGACAGGCCCATCCACCCCCTGGACCTGGCTGTGCACTGGGTGGAGTTTGTGATGAGGCACAAGGGGGCCCCTCACCTGCGCCCCGCTGCCCACGACCTCAACTGGGTGCAGTACCACTCGCTGGACGTCATCGCCTTCCTGGCGGCCGTGGTGCTCCTCGCCTTCTTCATCTCCTTCaagtgctgcctctgctgctgccgcAGGTGCTTCTGCAAGAAGGGTAGGACGAGGAAGGCGGCCAAAGCCAAGTCCCACTAA
- the LOC116446652 gene encoding UDP-glucuronosyltransferase 1-1-like isoform X2 yields the protein MVSPKPAFLSPAPWAVVFLLLWASCDGGKLLVIPIDGSHWLSMRPVVEKLRDKGHEIVVVAPEINLRIQSSPLYTLKTYPVSYTREFVEAEFKQMGHRSFTPQPFLEKLSKIANFTSMFLDSCKRLLSDKELIRYLEGSEFDAVFMDPFFPCGQILAEHLSLPSVYFLRGLPCSLEFQATLCPSPPSYVPRFFTRSTDRMSFLRRLANLLATLGSSLACSVLYSPYDPLIREFLQREATVPELFGHAAVWLMKYDFVFEYPRPLMPNMVLVGGIGCTRENRLSQEFEAMVNASGEHGVVVFSLGSMVSEIPMKKAMEIAEALGTVPQTVLWRYTGKAPPNLPKNVKLVKWLPQNDLLAHPKTRAFITHGGSHGVYEGICNAVPMVLMPLFGDQMDNAKRVESRGAGLTLNILEMTSNDISTALKAVINDKKYKENIQRLSDLHLDRPIHPLDLAVHWVEFVMRHKGAPHLRPAAHDLNWVQYHSLDVIAFLAAVVLLAFFISFKCCLCCCRRCFCKKGRTRKAAKAKSH from the exons ATGGTTTCTCCAAAGCCAGCGTTTCTTTCTCCTGCCCCTTGGGctgtggttttcctgctgctgtgggcctCTTGTGACGGTGGGAAGCTCTTGGTCATACCCATCGACGGCAGCCACTGGCTCAGCATGCGCCCGGTCGTGGAGAAGCTCAGGGACAAGGGACACGAAATCGTGGTGGTTGCGCCGGAGATAAATTTGCGGATCCAGTCATCCCCTCTTTACACCTTGAAAACCTACCCCGTGTCCTACACCAGGGAGTTTGTGGAGGCAGAGTTTAAGCAGATGGGCCACAGGAGTTTCACACCTCAGCCCTTCTTGGAAAAACTCTCCAAAATAGCCAATTTTACAAGCATGTTCTTGGATTCCTGCAAACGCCTCCTGTCCGACAAAGAGCTGATCCGGTACCTCGAGGGAAGCGAATTTGACGCCGTCTTCATGGATCCCTTCTTCCCCTGTGGGCAGATACTGGCGGAAcatctgtccctgccctccgTGTACTTCCTGCGGGGGCTGCCGTGCAGCCTGGAATTCCAGGCCACTCTGTGTCCCAGCCCTCCTTCCTACGTCCCGCGGTTCTTCACGCGCTCCACGGACCGCATGTCCTTCCTGCGGCGCCTGGCCAACCTCCTGGCCACCCTGGGCAGCTCCCTGGCCTGCTCTGTCCTTTATTCCCCCTATGATCCCTTGATCCGGGAATTCCTGCAGCGGGAGGCGACCGTGCCCGAGCTGTTCGGCCACGCCGCTGTTTGGCTCATGAAATACGACTTTGTCTTTGAGTACCCCAGGCCCCTCATGCCCAACATGGTCTTGGTCGGAGGCATAGGCTGCACTCGGGAAAACCGATTATCCCAG GAATTTGAAGCCATGGTGAACGCCTCTGGAGAACACGGCGTCGTCGTCTTCTCGCTGGGCTCCATGGTCTCCGAGATTCCCATGAAGAAAGCCATGGAAATCGCCGAGGCCTTGGGAACAGTCCCTCAGACG GTCCTGTGGCGGTACACGGGCAAGGCCCCTCCCAACCTGCCCAAGAACGTGAAGCTCGTCAAGTGGCTGCCTCAGAACGACCTCCTGG CCCACCCCAAGACCCGTGCCTTTATCACCCACGGAGGCTCCCACGGGGTCTATGAGGGCATTTGCAACGCGGTGCCCATGGTGCTGATGCCTCTGTTCGGGGACCAGATGGACAACGCCAAGCGAGTGGAGTCCCGCGGCGCAGGGCTGACCCTCAACATCCTGGAGATGACTTCCAACGACATTTCCACTGCCCTGAAAGCTGTGATCAACGATAAAAA GTACAAAGAGAACATCCAGCGCCTCTCCGACCTGCACCTGGACAGGCCCATCCACCCCCTGGACCTGGCTGTGCACTGGGTGGAGTTTGTGATGAGGCACAAGGGGGCCCCTCACCTGCGCCCCGCTGCCCACGACCTCAACTGGGTGCAGTACCACTCGCTGGACGTCATCGCCTTCCTGGCGGCCGTGGTGCTCCTCGCCTTCTTCATCTCCTTCaagtgctgcctctgctgctgccgcAGGTGCTTCTGCAAGAAGGGTAGGACGAGGAAGGCGGCCAAAGCCAAGTCCCACTAA